In the Ricinus communis isolate WT05 ecotype wild-type chromosome 3, ASM1957865v1, whole genome shotgun sequence genome, acacggccagtgttgagatcaacacggccatgttcagcttcctcatgctcgtacttagctcgtttcggcagctttgacgtccaattatgctccaattctttcctttttcatcctttgacctcttttggacctaatgcacacaaacatatgtataaggtgagtgttgagaccaattcacatccaaatgtccataaaatcaatcttaaaaaccccatttagatgtgtgtattttacgcacatcaatgGCCGATCTCGACCTAGCAATATGATGAGCAATACATGTACTATGACCGACAACCTCGCTAAGACAGTTCTTGTTGTGTATCTGAGAGGCTGCCTTCACCTCAGGCCTTTTCCAATAGTCTGTCCAATGGGTCCAGATATCTTCGAGACACACCAAGGCCTCTTCTTGCTCCTTTTCCGACTGGATACTATGCCGCGGTATCTCTCAGCTACCTTCCTATCACAAGTAGGTTAAAGTTGGTCCTCGTACCTGGACTTCCAGCTGAAAACCTtttgcaaataaaaaataaaataaaatattaatataaattaatttataattataatatttattacctTCCACTCGTTGAAGTACGAGTCCTTCGCCTCCTTGGGTATGAATCTCCATGCGTACCCTTCATGCTCTATGGCATTCTTGAAGATTTTTATGGCCCTCGCTGAGCACAAATGAGATGGTTCCAATCTGTAtacaagaataaaattatgttagtttatataagaataattGTTTGCAAGaattattaatagaaataaataattaattctattactTATCATTCTTAATCCAGATATGGGGCTTTGAACTCCTCAATAAAAATCCAACCAATGAGGTCCCTTTAGGTGGTGGCACTAGTGTAGTGGGAGGTGAAACAGTAGTGGTGAATGGTGGAACAAAAATAGAAGGTAAGAATCAGTAGGGTAATAGAGGGTGGCGGTAAAGGCAATATTAGCTTCGATATGGGTGTAGAAGTTAGTATAGAAGAAGAAGGTGTTTGTGTCTGTATCTGTGAGGTCTCATAATAGGAGGTAAGAATAGTGCAGGAGGTTATCGTCGATACTTCTTACGAGCGTGTTTGTTTGTCAtctgaattattttaattttaaaatattaccaacatcataaattatttattaaaaaaaagtataataaaatctagtAATCTTACATATAAACGTAGCATTTTCAAACTGTCCACACCAAATAATTCAGTGACCTCTCACTATCCAGTGAGAAAGACACTAAAGCAGttcaattcaattaataaaaaaaaaaagtacttataattagtataattcATGATTTAACATTATTGATAGTTGTtgatttcaataaaaattcaattctaaGTGATAAAAAGGAAAGGATTAATTAGTATAGAATATAATGTAGCACTTCTCATAGTAGTTCAGTTCACTCAAAATGCAATcaatcaaataattcaataatatatgaaccatcattcaataatttaattaaatcaatccTATAATATAAGGTTGATTGATATTTGTAATCGAACTAGTTTTAATTCGATAACTTTTTCATTGCAAATAACTAAcgataaatttaatttttaattaaattttaattgtctGAAAATTATaggttttatatattatattacacATGCCTAGCtctaatcatattaaaacttattatacTCATGTCTAATTCTTATCATATTAGACTTACATCGATTGTCATATTGTAGGGTtggttgaatttatttttcattgcTTAACTATGAAAGTATTTTTGTTGAAAATATAGAGATTTTAATGCACTTTAGtagataaattatattgtCGATCACAAAACCATGTATTTTGTAACAAAAAGGTATCAAACTTTTGATTTGTAATTAAATGGTtgttaaactttaattttaataataccAATGGATTTTTCGGGAcacttaaaagataaattacaTGTATGGTCATTAAATTTTGCTTTGCTTTTTGTGACAAATCAAACGTTTGACTTGTTACAAGCAGTACCAtctatatatcttttaaaattaaaattttagtaccTTTTTTATTACAAACTGTAAATTTTGATGACCAtccatataattttttcttacaCTTCAGAAAAATTCATCggtattattaaaaataaagttcgaTACCTATTtagttacaaattaaaaatttattatttttttattatttatcccACTTTAGCATTTGATTTTAGAAGGAATCAACTTTGGCTCTGTTTTTACATTACAATTTTGCTGCCCATTTTGCTCAAGGtcatttagtatattttttagtcaCCAATTCTACGACTAATTAAgagtatattaataaatatagtcaGTAATTACATTATTCAGCATTAAACTGatccaaataatttttaacacaaactgtttataaaatatatagttagAGGATACAACTCagatcataaaatatatattaaaaatttagaattacaTATCAAacacttaataaatatatatgttcgGATTAAAGTTTAATACACGACACTAAATTGActtagaatttattattttcataatattcaTACATATTGACATGAAACATTTTGGTTATTGATTACTTGTAGCTGACAATTTGATAATTGGATCAAACACAGATTCTTTAGtcattttagagctttaataaacaaatgaaGTCGAAACCTTCTTCATCCCTAATTAACTTTGCATTTTCTGCCATATCGAAGGAGTATGGAAGCTTACATAATTTGACCTCTGTAACGTGAAAATGGAAATTTATGACAAGCCATCCTACCAAATACCTAACATTGACATTTTCATGGCAAATTTTATATACCCAATTGAGATCAGCAGTGGGAACCactaaatgaaattatatgaatttttaatgatttaacGGATATAAGCActttaacatatttaaattttactagctagaatttaaatttttaatattttaataaataaattataaaagcgATTTGTATATTACACTGAAGATCgggaaaattaatataaaactaGACCTAATTAATGAATGATTAACGAATGTTTAAAGCAactcttaattaaaatattaattagtatattataaattctttagcttattttatgctttttgcCATAGATTTTCTCAATCGCCTCCCCTGGTTCAACAATCAAAGCAAGCAACATTGATAAGCCGatacaatttataaatattatagttaagaatttgattatcataattattaaaaattaaaaatgtattaaaaatcATAGAATTTTCTGACAACCATCATTATGTactagttattatttttatttttgaaaatttaacaaataaaatcaaaatgttTTGTAATgagatgaattttttttttcattatatgagaaataattttgagattaaataaaatcttatttatcaaattaagtACAAAAATTACACCATAAAGatatacataataaataatatatgagTCTAAATATTAACATTCGCATGCAACGCAATGCAAGTGGATTAAAAAActagtaataattaaattaatatattaattttgaatgaCAAGTATCACAAAATTGTATTATAACTACTTTATCGTGCATTAACACAATGTTAATCTTGATGAACTATTTGTTAGAAATGGCCTATTAGCTTACTCATTATTTTGCTAATGATTTAATATCCGATTAAGTGTTAGCTACATCTatcgtattaaaaataaaatatcctaaaaaGATAAGATAGTggagaaaattaattattataccTACAATAATTATACACACAATTTGTTTTCAGTTCTAAAATTGGTTGATTATGGTATTAGTTCGGCTATTAAAGATTCTTAGGTTTTTCTAGGAGTGCCAAAATGGTAAAttctactttttatttattttttttctaatatcttaaaataaaacctCTCTAACCTAAATTCAATAATGGAAGTCTTTTTTAAACATcattatatgttaattttcattatataGTTAATACGGAAATTTTATGACTAATAGAAAAGCCTAGAAGAGCAGAAGTTGCTAAGAATCTTTACCGGTGCCTTTTATACCCGCGTGGAAGAGAATTTGTAAGTAAAAGGCTTGACATTggcaaaattataataaaaagtaataaatcaTAGTTCAAAGatctatatatgtatatattgtAAGGATTCGATGTCAAAAAAGTGGAAAATTCAAGGACCAAAAATAACTTTTCCAATTATTTGTAGAAGGACCTTGGACAAAGGATCAAATATTCTTtcgaatatatatatactcggGCCCAAGtgattctaatattaataatttttacaaatagaTTTATAACTACTATTTAAAAGctaaaaatagatttaaatgcttattaaactaataaaaataatgacagCAGTGTTGATAATGGTTTATAAAAGTCGACAGTAATattgaaatagaaataacaattgttaattttaattttttaataaaataaaaataatattaaataaaatttaatctttaatattaaaatttatatttattcagattttattttatttaattaatttaaataaaaagtatgaTAGACgcacttataaatttttattaagaatttagatctatttgatccttaattagaaattctaaatccatttttaaaatacaaataaaaataaatttatttggctctgaagtataaatttaaaaaaatatttaactatttatccGAGTTACTTTTGTGTCATGGTAAtgatttttccattttcaatttgttatACTAAATAGCCCCTCTGTCTATTTTTGTCAAAAATCAAATGACTAATggactaatttaaaaaaaaaaaaaaacaaataatgttGTTTGGTCCTTGAACTTcttatacaattaaaaatatacaaaaatatagttttttttaattaaactagtacaaaatatttatttgatacacTTTAATAgctctttaataaaatatatgtcacCCTACATGATTAGCTacattattttgtatttatgatccgtgaagaaaataaaatataaacaaaatgaaCTAAACTAACCTAATCCTTAAATTCTAAGACTAATATAAGTAAAACCCTAATATTTAATTCGTAACTTTAAACCTGTTAATTTCCATACTACAAAACTCTCTTTCGTCAATATCCATTAAAATTTcgaacaaattaaaaatgagaTCACCCTATTCCAAAAATTTAAGGCCGGTATCCAAGAGAAATGCTAAGATTTTGGCaggcaaaaagaaaaccaacACTCAAATTGGTTTGTTGGGAATTTCCtgttaaataatcaaatttaaccAATCTCATAACATCTACAAGAAATAACACATTTCTGTCATCTTTCAAAACCTTCTTATATTTTGAGTGTTAAGCTGATTTTAACTTCAGATTTGAAGATTGTAGATTACTTGGAATGTGGCAAGTAGTTTGTGAAACTTAAGTAAATATGgttcaaataaaaatgcattcaaaactaaattaaaattgcttGTTCACCCTTGACAAAAAACATGATTGCTATTGATCGTCAATTACTACcataaagacaaaagaaaCTAACAACATAAAGACAAGAAATGTTGTAGATTTGATCCAGCTCAAGCACAAGGCTTTAGAAGTAGAAAACATGCAAAAAATTGCATGTAGACCTGCATTTAGAAAAGAGATGTACCCTTTCCCTTCTTGTCTCCACCGATTTCAAAATGCTTGCATCtctacaaaataataataagaacattaaCAAGAGAGTTTATATGGATGGCAAAAGCAAGTATATGAACACTTGTACAAATGGCAAACCTTGATTGGATGCTGAGATACATGCTTGCAGCCTTGACACTGCAACCTCAAAACAATCTTCTTGGTAGTCTTGGCCTGTAACGAAAAGTGCAGGATACGTTATAATTATACCACAAGCATCTCCACAGCTTGAAGTAATCAAAATTAATGCTTCAGCTAATATTTTGGGGTTGTCAAGAGACTAAAACATCATATTCTGCCAAAGAAAAGTTGCAAATGTGGGATACTAAAATGTACCTTCTTGTGGAAAACAGGCTTTGTCTGGCCTCCATAACCTGATTGTTTGCGATCATAACGACGCTTCCCTTGTGCAGCAAGGCTATCCTTCCCTTTCTTGTACTGTGTCACCTTATGCAAAGTGTGCTTTCTGCACTCCTTGCTCTTACAGTAAGTCTTCTTTGTCTTGGGAACATTCACCTACGAAACACAAGTTATCACTTTAGAAACCTAAGCCAAATCTAATGGCAAACAGTTTTCTACTCTTAAATATGCAAAATTACTAACAATTAGATAAGTTTATCATTCTGACTTTTCTTTCAGAGACTACGACTGAAATGACCATGAACAAGGGCAGAGGATAACAGGAAATCCTGATTTGGCAacacttaaatgacaactacCACGATAACCTACAATAAGAATCTGCAAACTATCGAGAAATAAAATCGAAATTCACCTAACAATATCATTACCAACACCAGTAATTTGTTGCCAACAGCTCTTGTCATTATAAATCAAACAATTGCAGAACAGCTCTTGTCATCATAAATCAAACAATTGTAGACAGGTACCCAAACCCTAGAATATCCCACTACCATTCCATTTTAGAGCAAGCAAGGTTTTTTCTAAGGGTAACCTACACATAGCATGGAGTATTAACAACACCAGAAAGATACCAGCTTTTATACATGTTCGCCAGTCTAAATGGAAAAACACACGTAATGCTCTCTAAATTCGGTATATTTCAATGCTAATTTTCTTTAGCATAAACCCATCtctaaatttatgaatcaCATTTCAAGCCAGCTTTCTTTACCAATAAAACCACATGAACAAAATATCAAGAATTATTTCTCCGTTCAATAATCCTATTCCATATTTGAAAGCTGAGTTTCTTTATCAATACTACCCAATAAACCCAAatgaaataacataaaaaaatttctagatTCAAGAATCCATATTTCAAagctaattttctttaataatagcAATTACCCAACAAATCCAAATGAAAGGAAACATAACAAATCATCTCTAGATCCAAGAATCCATATTTCAAGGATAACTCTCTTAATTAGTAGAAACCCAACATATCCAGATGAATAAAACATCAAATCTCGATTGAAGAATCCGTTCATGAATTGTTAGCAAAGCAGCAAATAAGGGTACAGTTTATATTGAACCTTAATTTCAACAAagaaagattcaaagattcgAAACAGacagagaaagaagaaaaaaaaaaatgagtttaGCTTTTACCATTTTGGCAGTCCTACGAAAACCCTGGCGGTCCTGCGAAAACCCTAGAAAGAAGAAGAGCAGCAGTTAGAGTCTTTACCAGCGCTAGGGCTCCAtgttggtttttcttttatagctGGGCCTCTCTatgaaatttctttcttttcactcGCTGAGTCCAATGGACCGGATTGTTATATCTGGACCGAGTCATTAAAgacaaattttttttgtgttctttttattttattttattttcattttttatcattcaCTTTTATCCACtttcttcattaattttagttcCTTTCgaagaaatttattatattattattaataattttttattattaatataattttatatttaaatttattgtattttaattgttgagttaaaaaatcttaataacTACTTTGGAAACGTGAGAGAATAACTTTGATTATGTTTTCTTCATTGCACATTCATAGAATCCTATATCAGtcttaaatgaaaatataatatttattgaacGACAAATATCTTTATGACATACCACGTTCATTGAATAGTGATACAAAATTAGCCTTTAAGTTACTATATGATATCATCAATAATGgcaaattgatatataaatatacaaaaaagttaatatatagTAGTATTTCAAtagcaattttattttattttatataatcaatataaacttgatttttaattattaatattatacatAACTATTACAATATTAtacatgatttttttttgttttttatttttatttgttaatttaaatataatgtgGAACCATTGTgaactaaatataaattatgaaccatcatatcatataataagatagttcaattgatgaaaaaaagaattaaattgatagTTAAATTGATCAAAGTTAGaatattcaatttgatttaaaaaagattcaaaggatagttcattttataaaagtaagagttaatttgatagtaaaattagaaaaaaattattcgaTTTAATCGAAACAAATAAcattataaaagtataattcaatttatcaaaaatagaaaaattcgGTTTGCTTTGAAGAACattacaaaatgataattcaataaatcaaattaagagcTAATTTCATAGGTTAATtgaataaagcaaaaatattTGGTTTGATAAAAAAAGTGCAAAAGGATAGTTCAATTTATTAAAGTAAGAGttaatttgatatttcatTAATCAAGATTACGAACATCAATTTACTTTGAAGAAAGgatttgtaaaataataatttaactgATCAAACGTAAGAATATTTggtttgatttaaaaaaatacaaaaagataGTTCAATTGTGTAACaccttgaatttttattttaaaataatatttttgtagagttattttagtaatttaacaTCTTCTAGTGCAAAAAAGTATTATGCATTCTCTAAttgctaattattttaagGCATTTTTGTGTGTTGTTTTATTTCCAATTtcatgaatttaaatttaatttttatattttcttgaattcattttattttatctcatttttactctaatttaaattgattgaaaaataataataataataataataataataataataatgtataatgtataattaattaagaatttatttttatattatccaTTAAAGTGgattaccaaatttaccttataaacttaattattgattatatatatgtaatattacTATGGGTATTGTAGTAactttgttttctattttggtTACCCAACAGTAATTATTTGGAGAAGCAAAATTTCATTTTGGCCATTGGAACGATTTTCGCATAACAAAGTTCCAAAAcataataaatcaattaaatttatatagtgATGACATGATATCTGTATACagagtatatgtataaataaatatttgtaatgaTCTCCGTGAATCGGGGAAAATTTGAGTATATTCTCGTCTTTGAAGCGGATCTAAAAAGAACCACATTTTAAAATGCTGCCGAATTCGCTGAAGAGGCTTCTTATGCTGCTTTTCTGTTGATATTTGAGGAGCATtttctcccacattgctaagttaacaatgTGGAGGTACTTTCCAAGtctatatataatagaggccTCACCCTGTTATTATAGCATcccaaaataagagaaaaatattagagagttaagcaattatttttctcttattataaagagagaattttaatattttctcctttataaatagagagtttgtaactcctattattttttcttatagtaagATTCTTCTATCATTGCCTGTggtttttaccctaatttgttGAGGGGTTTTCCACATATATCTGTGTgttctattgtgtattttgtctttctttatctttattttctcaaattattaactgtgattttgctctatcagattcatatttttctacaattggtatcagagctccTGGTTGGTAAGAAATTCCTTAAAATTCTGTGATTGCAGCTCAGCCTGATCTTTCACAGGAGTTTGAGGTTTTCTTTGGTGAAAAAGAGCTTGTGTGGagtagtaagaatacttacaATCTAGGGAAGGTTCCGCTCTAAGGAGATTGGTATTTAAGAGGTCCGCCATGACCCTCCGCCTTTCCCCGGGAACTTACCTAGTGAGTTGTGTTCATTACTGCGGTTCATTTTACAAGCTAAAACGCACCGTTTGTGATAGAAGTAATGGCGGCaaaatttgagattgaaaaGTTCAACGGGAATAATTTCTCACTgtggaaattaaagaaaaaggctgtattgagaaaagacaattgtcttGCGGCTATCGATGAACGTAATCGACAACACTCACAGGATGATAATAAGTGGAACGAGATGGATGGGAATGCTATTGCAAACCTTCATCTAGCACTTGCAGATGGGATCTTGTCCAagtatagaagaaaagaaaacggcAGAAAGGAGATTTGGGACCACCTCACTAGATTGTACGAGGCCAAGTCATTACACAACAAAATTTTCCTTAAGAGGAAACTTTACACCTTAAGAATGTCGGAATCTACTTGATGTGAGCATCTTAATGTCTTGAATACTCTATTTTCTCAACTCACATCGTTGGGCTATAAAATAGAGTCACAAGAACGTGCGAACTTCTACTCCAAAGTCTACCCGATTCAGATGATCAACTCATCATCAGTTTGACAAATAATGTCATACCAAAATTCTAGTCTTTGATGATATAGCGTACCGctattcttgaagaagaaaatcggcgaagaaacaagaaagacAAGGCAAGTTCACAACAAATGGAAGCCTTGATGGTGATGAGAGGGAGATCAATGAGCGTGGTCCAAGTGGGAGTCACAATCATGGtagatcaaaatcaaagagtaagaagaattataaatgctaCAATTGTGGTAAGAAAGGTCACCTGAAGAAGGATTGTTGGAGTTTAAAGAATTCCAATCCTCAAGGGAATGTGGCATGCACTTCGGATGATGGAAATGTATTATGCTGTGAAGCAGCAATATCAACTGAAAGCAGGAAGAGATTTGCTGATGTATGGCTTCTTGACTCAGGAGCAACTTATCACATGACCTCTCGAAGAGAGTGGTTCCATCATTATGAAACTATCTTAGGAGGATTTGTGTATAGTTGTCAAGATAATGCCTTAAAGATTATAGGCATTGGAACTATCAGGTTAAAGATGCATGACGGTACAGTCCGCACTATTCAAGGAGTGCGACATGTGGAAGGTCTGAAGAAGAATTTGTTATCTCCGGGACAAATTTGGATGATCTTAATTGCATTATCAAAGTTCGGAAAGGAATCATGAAGATTAGCCAGAGAGCGCTTGTAAttatgaaaggagaaaaaattcacgctaatttatatatgttttggGAGAGACTGCATGAAGCGGAAGCATCATTGCTTCAAGTAGTTCAAGCGAGAGATCTGCAATGGTGTGGCATCAGAAGCTTAGACATATGTCTGAACAAGGCATGAAGATTCTTGCTGAGAAAAATCTACTTCCTGGTCTCACAAAGGTGTCATTACCCTTTTGTGAGCATTGCATAACAAGCAAGCAGCATCGACTACAGTTCAATACATCCAATTCTAGAAGCAAGGATGTTCTAGAATTAGTTCACTCTGATGTATTGCAAGCACCGGTTTCATCACTAGGAGGAGCTAAGTACTTTGTGTCCTTCATCGATGATTACTCCAGGAGATGTTGGGTGTATCCAATCAAGAGCAAGGGAGATGTATTTGTAGTTTTCAAAACTTACAAAGCGCGGGTTGAACTAGATTCAGGCAATAAGATCAAGTGTTTAAGGACAGATAATGGAGGAGAATACACAGGTCATGAATTTAATAGCTTTTGCAAGCAAGAAGGCATCAAGAGACAGTTCACTACGGCATACACTcctcaacaaaatggagtgGCAGAGCGGATGAACAGAACTCTGTTAGAAAGAACTAGAGCATTGTTGGGAGCTGCAGGCCTAAATAAGAGGCGATTAACACTTTGTTATGTGATTAACCGGTCTCCATCTACAGCAATTGATCAAAAGACACCGATGGAGATGTGGACTGGGAAGCCAGTTGATTATTCAAACCTCCATATATTTGGAAGTCCTGTGTATGTGATGTATAATATCCAAGAAACTACAAAGCTGGATCCAAAATCCAGGAAGTGTTTGTTCTTGGGATATGCTGATGGTGTGAAGGGGTATCGCCTGTGGGATCCCACTGCCCACAAGGTTATAATCAGCAGGGATGTAATCTTCCTAGAAGATAAATTGAAGGGAGAAGATGATagcacttcaaaagaaaattcagagaCTACAACTATACAGGTGGAAAGAAAGTCtacagaagaagattcttctGAAGTAGCACCAGAGCACGAAGAGGAAGAACCAGTCGAGTTTGAAGAGCCAGCCGAAGTTGAAGAGTCAGAACTTGGAAAGGGAAAACGTATAAAATTTACACCAACCTGGCATAAAGATTATGATATAGGCAGCAATGTCGCATACTGTCTTCTAACTGAGGAAGGAGAGCCATCAACTCTCCAAGAAGCAATGAGCGATTCGGATGCATCTCGTTGGATGGCGTGAATGCAAGAAGAGATGGAAGCTCTACATAAGAACAAGACTTGGGAGCTTGTGCCACTACCACAAGGAAGAAAGGCCATTGGCAACAAATGGGTCtttaagatcaaaagaaatagtgaTGATCAAGTGGAGCGGTTTCGTGCAAGAATGGTGGTGAAAGGATATGCTCAGAAGGAGGGATTGACTTGATGAAATATTTTCCCCTGTGGTTCGATTAACAACTGTTCGAGTAGTCTTGGCGATGTGTGCTACATTTGACTTACATCTAGAGCGTACTAGATGTGAAAACAGTTTTCTCCATGGAGATcttaaggaagaaatttatatgctccagccagaaggttttgaagaaaaaggaaagcggAACTTGGTTTGTAGGTTGAACAAATCTCTATACGGTTTAAAGCAGGCGCCGAGGTGTTGGTATAAGAGATTTGATTCCTTCATCATGAGCCTTGGATACAACAGACTTAATGCAGACCCTTGTGCATATTTCAAGAGGTTTGGTAAAAGTGATTTTGTTATGTTACTGTtgtatgtagatgacatgttggtagCAGGCCCCAACAAAGATCATATTGAAGAACTAAAGGCACAGTTGGCTagggaatttgaaatgaaggacTTGGGACCAGCAAACAA is a window encoding:
- the LOC8270483 gene encoding 60S ribosomal protein L44, which codes for MVNVPKTKKTYCKSKECRKHTLHKVTQYKKGKDSLAAQGKRRYDRKQSGYGGQTKPVFHKKAKTTKKIVLRLQCQGCKHVSQHPIKRCKHFEIGGDKKGKGTSLF